One Tachypleus tridentatus isolate NWPU-2018 chromosome 3, ASM421037v1, whole genome shotgun sequence DNA window includes the following coding sequences:
- the LOC143247911 gene encoding protein FAM200B-like, which translates to MGRNRGLRGLIQAVNPEISVDHCIIHGYSLGSKSLPGNLKLVFEDVLKIVNFIKSMDVNLRIFRELCKEMGEQYQVLLYHTDVRWLSRGKVVRRVIELRMALQEFLKQEESPFATKFTDMEWLARLCYLADIFAELNSDNLQLQGQNTTVIDAHHTVTAFLGKLRLWIRRLEKGMIAQFPTLDQFVEKNSYDTGSLLQTINKEMSDHLKGLETSLQHYFPKSDLKTASLQWIIHPFSVPDEAIHDDDFPAKEEWITM; encoded by the coding sequence ATGGGTCGTAATCGTGGATTACGGGGCCTCATACAAGCTGTGAATCCAGAAATTTCTGTAGATCATTGCATCATTCATGGGTACTCTCTTGGATCAAAAAGCCTGCCTGgtaatctgaaattagtgtttgaagatgtgttgaaaatcGTCAATTTCATCAAGTCCATGGATGTGAATTTGCGCATATTCAGGGAGCTGTGCAAGGAAATGGGagagcagtatcaagttctgctcTACCACACCGATGTTCGCTGGTTATCACGAGGCAAGGTTGTACGTCGAGTCATTGAGCTCCGAATGGCTCTtcaggaatttctgaaacaagaagaatctccTTTTGCTACCAAGTTCACTGATATGGAGTGGCTTGCTCGACTTTGTTACTTGGCTGACATATTTGCGGAGCTGAACAGTGATAATCTGCAACTCCAGGGCCAAAACACGACTGTCATTGATGCCCATCACACTGTGACTGCATTTCTGGGAAAACTGAGACTCTGGATTCGACGCTTGGAGAAAGGAATGATCGCTCAGTTTCCCACCCTAGACCAGTTTGTTGAGAAGAATAGTTATGAtactggatcacttttacagaccatcaacaaagagatgaGCGACCATTTGAAGGGGCTTGAAACAAGCTTGCAGCACTACTTTCCAAAGAGTGACCTAAAAACAGCCAGTCTTCAGTGGATCATTCATCCCTTTTCTGTACCTGATGAGGCCATTCATGATGATGATTTCCCTGCAAAGGAGGAGTGGATCACAATGTGA